In Chitinophagales bacterium, the sequence TGATACCGTAAGACGTACTAAAGTAATTGCTTCTATAAAAGTAGGCGAAGGCTTAGTAGGTAGAGTAGTGAATACTTTAGGCGAACCAATAGACGGAGATGGTCCTATAGAAGGCGAACTTTACGAAATGCCATTAGAAAGAAAAGCTCCGGGTGTTATTTATCGTCAGCCGGTAAACGAGCCGTTGCAAACAGGTATCAAATCTATTGATGCTATGATTCCAATAGGTAGAGGACAAAGAGAGTTGATAATTGGTGATAGACAAACAGGAAAAACTGCTGTGGCTATTGATACTATTATTAACCAAAAAGAATTTTACGATAAAGGCGAGCCTGTATATTGTATATACGTAGCTTGTGGTCAAAAAGGTAGTACAGTGGCTCAAATAGCTAAAGTATTAAAAGAAAACGGAGCAATGGATTATACAACTATTGTTTCTGCTTCTGCTGCCGACCCTGCTCCATTAATTTTCTACTCACCATTTGCAGGTGCTGCTATTGGAGAATATTTTAGAGATACAGGTCGTCCTGCATTAATTGTTTATGATGATTTATCTAAACAAGCGGTAGCTTACCGTGAAGTATCTTTATTATTAAGAAGACCTCCGGGACGTGAGGCTTACCCAGGTGATGTATTCTACTTACACTCTCGTTTATTAGAGCGTGCAGCTAAAGTAAATGCAAATGATAATATTGCTCAAAACATGAACGATATTCCCGATTCATTAAAAGGAAAAATAAAAGGTGGCGGTTCTTTAACAGCACTACCTATTATAGAAACACAAGGTGGAGACGTTTCTGCTTATATCCCAACTAACGTAATTTCCATTACAGACGGACAGATATTTTTAGAATCTAACTTGTTTAACGCAGGTGTGCGTCCGGCTATTAACGTAGGTATTTCGGTATCGCGTGTGGGTGGTTCGGCTCAGGTTAAAACCATGAAAAAAGTATCTGGTACACTTAAATTAGACCAAGCACAATACAGAGAGCTTGAAGCTTTCTCTAAATTTGGTTCAGATTTAGATGCCGCCACAAAAGCAGTATTAGATAAAGGAGCAAGAAACGTGGAAATGCTTAAACAAGCACAGTTTTCTCCATTATCTGTAGAAAAACAAGTGGCAATGGTATTTTTAGGCACTAAAAACCTAATGAGAGATGTACCTGTAAATAAAGTTCAAGAGTTTGAAAAAGAATTTTTAGGCCAATTAGAAAACAGATTTGGTGATGTATTAAAAACTTTAGGTGGAAAAGCTTTAACAGACGAAGCTCAAAACACGCTATCACAGTTGGCTACAGAAGTAGCACTAAACTACAAAAAGTAATAAGTACATCAAAAATTAAACGCTGATAAAATGGCAAATTTAAAAGAAGTAAGAGAACGTATAAGCTCGGTAATAACTACCCAGCAGATAACAAAAGCAATGAAATTAGTAGCCGCTTCAAAATTGAAAAAAGCTACGGATAACATTACTGCCATGCGTCCTTATTCTGATAAATTATTTAGTATTCTTGAAAATATTTTATCTAACGTAGATGTTGACTCATTAGATTTAGATTTTGGTAAAGAAAGAGAAGTAAAAAATGTATTGATAGTTTTAGCTACTTCCGATAAAGGTTTGTGTGGAGGTTTTAATGCCAACCTTAACAAAAGAACTAAGGCTTTAATAAATGAAGAATATGCCAACTTAAAAGGTGGCAATATTACCATAGCTACAGTGGGCAAAAAAGGATATGACTTCTTTAAGAGTTTTGAGGGGGTAAAACTTGAAACAACTTACAGAAATTTATTTACCGATTTGAATTTTGAGCACGCCTCTAAAGCGGCAGAATACGCTATGAACTCATACTTAGATGGCACTTACGACAAAGTACACGTAGTGTATGCTAAATTTATAAATGCTGCAACGCAAGAGTACAATGTAGAGCAGTTTTTACCTATTGCTAAATTTGAAGCAAAAGAAGGCGATATGAATGTTGACTTTGAATTTGAGCCGGATAAAGCAGATTTAGTTAAAGAATTAGTACCTAAAATTTTAAAAACACAGTTTTACAGATTTTTGTTAGACAACAATGCCTCAGAACATGGAGCACGTATGGTGGCAATGGACCAAGCTACAGAAAATGCCAACACCTTGCTTAACGATTTAAAATTATTGTACAACAGAGAACGTCAGGCGGCCATTACTACCGAGATATTAGAAATAGTAGGTGGTGCCGCAGCATTAGAAAATGGATAATTTATTTAATGATTAATTCTTAGTAGTTAATTATTAATGGTGATATTGAAAACTCCGAATGCTTTAGTATTTGGAGTTTTTTTTGTTATTTAGACTCTATAATTAAAGCTATAGAAAAAATAAAAGCTGTTTTAAGAGATTAAAGAAAAGCCAACTTATTATACTTTTTTATAAATTCTTTTCAGAAAAATTTGTTAATTATTAATAAATATTATTAACTCAGCGCCTCATTGTCAACACAAATGCTTTAATCTATTTTAATGTTTTTTTGTAGAAAATGGTAAATGAGTTAGAGTAAAATATATTTAGTACATTTATACAACTTCCACACAAGCCGATATATGGAATATTAAAATATTACCTTAATGAAGTTAATTAAAGTGATAAATTAACCCAAAATAGTCTCTAACTTGGCAAATTACAACAATTAACCATTAATAAGCTACCTTTGCAAACCTATGGAAAATGTAAAGGAATTTAAGTTAGCTAATGGACTAACTATTCTTATAGATGAAGATGAAAATACGCTTTCCACCTTCATTGTTACGTGTAATTAGTCCCGATTGGAACACTTCAAGTGGTGGCAAGAGTATTTTAGTTCTAAATAATTTCTATATTTGTAAAATAAAAAAATAGTACAATGAAAGAATTGCTTCTAATTTTGTTAGTTTTAATATCTACCCATTCTTATTGTCAAAACATTGAATTTCCCATTTCTATCAATGAATATACTTCAGACAATTTAGAGCCCCTTGGCTCCAATAATGATGGATTTTATTTTTATAATTGGAAAAAAAGGTATGATTATTAAATCAGGTAGCGATAATAATGTTTCTGTTTCTGATGAAAATTTTTTCTAAAATCAAATATCCTCAACTACCTGAAAACGAAGTGCAATTCACAACTATTGATAACTATATTATTTTTATGTATACTGAATTATCAAAAAAAGCAATTCATTAATATTTGTCTTTTTTTAACACTAAAACAATGAAACCAGATGCTGAGAAAAGTAAAATATATAGATTAAATGATGATTACCTCTTTTTATAAATGGAGTTCTAAACAATTTAGCCTTTCATTTAGTAATGGAATTACTCCAGCTAATCAATATGCAATCTTAGAAATTAATGACAATAACTATCACCCATATGTGCATATATATTATTTGTCGGACAAAGGAGTGGAAGAAATTCCTATAAAAATAATGATTTGAGTAAAATGATATCTGAGGATGCAAAAAATGCTTATAATTTTTCTGTAAATAGTGACAATGAAATTATTTTTCTTACTAAGCGAAGAAAAAATCCAAATATGCCTTTCGGAAAGGATACTGCTAAACATGAGAATTACTTATGTAAAATAAATAACAAAGGAGAAACTAACATTAAAAAAATAGGAGAAACTCAAAGCAATACTTTTTTAGATTTAGATCTGGGTAATAATAATATCCAATTAACGCAACTGCTCATAAAAGAAGCAAGTAGAAAAGAACCAATCAATGGAAAAAACAGGGAACTTTCTATTATAAAATAAT encodes:
- a CDS encoding F0F1 ATP synthase subunit alpha yields the protein MAAVKPDEISSILREQLANVKTASELEEVGTVLQVGDGIARVYGLTNVQQGELVEFENGVKAIALNLEEDNVGVVLMGSSEEIKEGDTVRRTKVIASIKVGEGLVGRVVNTLGEPIDGDGPIEGELYEMPLERKAPGVIYRQPVNEPLQTGIKSIDAMIPIGRGQRELIIGDRQTGKTAVAIDTIINQKEFYDKGEPVYCIYVACGQKGSTVAQIAKVLKENGAMDYTTIVSASAADPAPLIFYSPFAGAAIGEYFRDTGRPALIVYDDLSKQAVAYREVSLLLRRPPGREAYPGDVFYLHSRLLERAAKVNANDNIAQNMNDIPDSLKGKIKGGGSLTALPIIETQGGDVSAYIPTNVISITDGQIFLESNLFNAGVRPAINVGISVSRVGGSAQVKTMKKVSGTLKLDQAQYRELEAFSKFGSDLDAATKAVLDKGARNVEMLKQAQFSPLSVEKQVAMVFLGTKNLMRDVPVNKVQEFEKEFLGQLENRFGDVLKTLGGKALTDEAQNTLSQLATEVALNYKK
- the atpG gene encoding ATP synthase F1 subunit gamma; its protein translation is MANLKEVRERISSVITTQQITKAMKLVAASKLKKATDNITAMRPYSDKLFSILENILSNVDVDSLDLDFGKEREVKNVLIVLATSDKGLCGGFNANLNKRTKALINEEYANLKGGNITIATVGKKGYDFFKSFEGVKLETTYRNLFTDLNFEHASKAAEYAMNSYLDGTYDKVHVVYAKFINAATQEYNVEQFLPIAKFEAKEGDMNVDFEFEPDKADLVKELVPKILKTQFYRFLLDNNASEHGARMVAMDQATENANTLLNDLKLLYNRERQAAITTEILEIVGGAAALENG